One stretch of Saccharopolyspora erythraea DNA includes these proteins:
- the rpsL gene encoding 30S ribosomal protein S12: MPTIQQLVRKGRQDKVAKTKTAALKGSPQRRGVCTRVYTTTPKKPNSALRKVARVKLTSGIEVTAYIPGEGHNLQEHSIVLVRGGRVKDLPGVRYKIIRGSADTQGVKNRKQARSRYGAKKEKS, translated from the coding sequence ATGCCCACCATCCAGCAGCTGGTCCGTAAGGGCCGCCAGGACAAGGTCGCGAAGACCAAGACCGCGGCGCTCAAGGGGAGCCCGCAGCGGCGTGGCGTGTGCACCCGCGTGTACACCACCACCCCGAAGAAGCCCAACTCGGCACTGCGCAAGGTCGCCCGTGTCAAGCTCACCAGCGGCATCGAGGTCACGGCCTACATCCCGGGTGAGGGGCACAACCTGCAGGAGCACTCGATCGTGCTCGTTCGCGGCGGTCGTGTTAAGGACCTCCCCGGCGTGCGCTACAAGATCATCCGCGGTTCCGCTGACACCCAGGGTGTGAAGAACCGCAAGCAGGCTCGCAGCCGGTACGGCGCGAAGAAGGAGAAGAGCTGA
- the rpsG gene encoding 30S ribosomal protein S7 produces the protein MPRKGPAPKRPLHADPVYSSPLVTQLVNKVLVDGKRSLAERIVYAALEGCRDKTGTDPVVTLKRALDNVKPTLEVRSRRVGGATYQVPIEVRAGRSTTLALRWLVTYSRQRREKTMVERLMNELLDASNGLGASVKKREDTHKMAESNKAFAHYRW, from the coding sequence ATGCCCCGCAAGGGTCCGGCCCCGAAGCGGCCGCTGCACGCCGATCCCGTGTACAGCTCACCGCTGGTGACCCAGCTGGTGAACAAGGTGCTGGTGGACGGGAAGCGTTCGCTGGCCGAGCGCATCGTGTACGCGGCGCTGGAAGGCTGCCGGGACAAGACCGGCACCGACCCGGTGGTCACGCTCAAGCGTGCGCTGGACAACGTCAAGCCGACCCTGGAGGTCCGCAGCCGCCGCGTCGGTGGCGCGACCTACCAGGTGCCGATCGAGGTCCGTGCCGGCCGTTCCACCACCCTTGCACTGCGTTGGCTCGTCACCTACTCGCGGCAGCGTCGTGAGAAGACCATGGTCGAGCGCCTCATGAACGAGCTCCTGGACGCGAGCAACGGCCTCGGCGCAAGCGTCAAGAAGCGCGAAGACACGCACAAGATGGCGGAGTCCAACAAGGCCTTCGCGCACTACCGCTGGTGA
- the tuf gene encoding elongation factor Tu: protein MAKAKFERDKPHVNIGTIGHVDHGKTTLTAAITKVLHDKHPELNPFTPFDEIDKAPEEKQRGITIQIAHVEYQTEKRHYAHVDAPGHADYVKNMITGAAQMDGAILVVAATDGPMPQTREHVLLARQVGVPYILVALNKADMVDDEEIIELVEMEVRELLSAQEFPGDDVPVVRVSALKALEGDAEWGDKIMELLDAVDENVPDPERETDKPFLMPIEDVFSITGRGTVVTGRIERGVINVNEEVEMVGIKEKPLKTTVTGVEMFRKLLDQGQAGDNVGLLIRGIKREEVERGMVVVKPGTTTPHTEFEAQVYILSKDEGGRHTPFFNNYRPQFYFRTTDVTGVVTLPEGTEMVMPGDNTEMSVQLIQPIAMDEGLRFAIREGGRTVGAGRVVKINK from the coding sequence GTGGCGAAGGCGAAGTTCGAGAGGGACAAGCCGCACGTCAACATCGGGACCATCGGTCACGTTGACCACGGCAAGACCACGCTCACCGCGGCGATCACCAAGGTGCTGCACGACAAGCACCCGGAGCTGAACCCCTTCACGCCGTTCGACGAGATCGACAAGGCGCCGGAGGAGAAGCAGCGCGGCATCACGATCCAGATCGCGCACGTCGAGTACCAGACCGAGAAGCGTCACTACGCGCACGTCGACGCCCCCGGTCACGCCGACTACGTCAAGAACATGATCACCGGTGCGGCCCAGATGGACGGCGCCATCCTGGTGGTCGCGGCGACCGACGGCCCGATGCCGCAGACCCGGGAGCACGTGCTGCTGGCCCGCCAGGTCGGCGTCCCCTACATCCTGGTCGCGCTGAACAAGGCCGACATGGTCGACGACGAGGAGATCATCGAGCTCGTCGAGATGGAGGTCCGTGAGCTGCTGTCGGCTCAGGAGTTCCCCGGCGACGACGTCCCGGTCGTCCGCGTCTCCGCGCTGAAGGCGCTGGAGGGCGACGCCGAGTGGGGCGACAAGATCATGGAGCTGCTGGACGCGGTCGACGAGAACGTTCCGGACCCGGAGCGCGAGACCGACAAGCCGTTCCTGATGCCGATCGAGGATGTCTTCTCCATCACCGGTCGTGGCACCGTGGTGACCGGGCGCATCGAGCGCGGCGTCATCAACGTGAACGAAGAGGTCGAGATGGTCGGCATCAAGGAGAAGCCGCTCAAGACCACCGTCACGGGTGTCGAGATGTTCCGCAAGCTGCTCGACCAGGGCCAGGCCGGTGACAACGTCGGCCTGCTCATCCGCGGTATCAAGCGCGAAGAGGTCGAGCGCGGCATGGTCGTCGTGAAGCCCGGCACCACCACCCCGCACACCGAGTTCGAGGCGCAGGTCTACATCCTGTCCAAGGACGAGGGTGGTCGGCACACGCCGTTCTTCAACAACTACCGCCCGCAGTTCTACTTCCGCACCACCGACGTGACCGGCGTGGTGACCCTCCCCGAGGGCACCGAGATGGTCATGCCGGGCGACAACACCGAGATGTCGGTGCAGCTCATCCAGCCGATCGCGATGGACGAAGGTCTGCGCTTCGCGATCCGCGAGGGTGGCCGCACGGTCGGCGCGGGCCGCGTCGTCAAGATCAACAAGTGA
- the fusA gene encoding elongation factor G, protein MARDVLTDLTKVRNIGIMAHIDAGKTTTTERILYYTGITYKIGEVHDGAATMDWMEEEQKRGITITSAATTTFWGDNQINIIDTPGHVDFTVEVERSLRVLDGAVAVFDGKEGVEPQSEQVWRQADKYEVPRICFVNKMDKLGADFYYTVRTIEERLAAKPLVLQLPIGSESDFQGVVDLVRMKALTWRGEVKKGEDYAVEDIPAELADEAASYREQLVEAVAETDEALMEAYFGGEELTEDQIKDGIRKLTINREAFPVLCGTAFKNKGVQPMLDAVVDYLPSPLDVPPVQGLLPDGETAAERKPSTQEPFAALVSKISVHPFFGKLTYVRVYSGKVSSGTQVINSTKERKERIGKMFQMHSNKENPVDEIQAGHIYAVIGLKDTTTGDTLCDPQNPIVLESMTFPAPVIEVAIEPKTKADQEKLSTAIQKLAEEDPTFQVKLDDETGQTIIKGMGELHLEVLVNRMKSDFKVEANIGKPQVAYRETIRKTVDKYEYTHKKQTGGSGQFARVIISLEPIEQSADSATYEFENKVTGGRVPREYIPSVDQGAQDAMQYGVLAGYPLVGIKVTLLDGQYHEVDSSEMAFKIAGSIAMKEAAAKASPALLEPIMAVEVTTPEDYMGDVIGDLNSRRGHIQAMEERSGVRVVKAQVPLSEMFGYVGDLRSKTQGRANYSMVFDSYAEVPANVAKEIIAKATGE, encoded by the coding sequence GTGGCACGCGACGTGCTGACAGACCTGACCAAGGTCCGCAACATCGGCATCATGGCCCACATCGACGCGGGCAAGACCACCACGACCGAGCGGATCCTCTACTACACGGGGATCACGTACAAGATCGGCGAGGTGCACGACGGCGCCGCGACGATGGACTGGATGGAAGAGGAGCAGAAGCGGGGTATCACCATCACCTCGGCTGCTACCACGACCTTCTGGGGCGACAACCAGATCAACATCATCGACACCCCCGGGCACGTCGACTTCACCGTCGAGGTGGAGCGCTCGCTGCGGGTGCTCGACGGTGCGGTCGCGGTGTTCGACGGCAAGGAAGGTGTCGAGCCGCAGTCCGAGCAGGTCTGGCGCCAGGCGGACAAGTACGAGGTCCCGCGCATCTGCTTCGTCAACAAGATGGACAAGCTGGGTGCGGACTTCTACTACACCGTGCGGACCATCGAGGAGCGGCTCGCCGCCAAGCCGCTGGTGCTCCAGCTCCCGATCGGCTCCGAGTCCGACTTCCAGGGCGTCGTCGACCTGGTGCGGATGAAGGCGCTGACCTGGCGCGGTGAGGTCAAGAAGGGCGAGGACTACGCGGTCGAGGACATCCCGGCCGAGCTCGCCGACGAGGCCGCCAGCTACCGCGAGCAGCTCGTCGAGGCGGTCGCCGAGACCGACGAGGCCCTGATGGAGGCCTACTTCGGTGGCGAGGAGCTGACCGAGGACCAGATCAAGGACGGCATCCGCAAGCTCACGATCAACCGGGAGGCGTTCCCGGTGCTGTGCGGCACCGCCTTCAAGAACAAGGGTGTCCAGCCGATGCTGGACGCGGTGGTCGACTACCTGCCCTCGCCGCTGGACGTCCCGCCGGTGCAGGGCCTGCTGCCCGACGGCGAGACCGCCGCCGAGCGCAAGCCCAGCACGCAGGAGCCGTTCGCGGCGCTGGTCTCCAAGATCTCCGTGCACCCGTTCTTCGGCAAGCTCACCTACGTCCGGGTCTACTCGGGCAAGGTCTCCTCGGGCACCCAGGTCATCAACTCGACCAAGGAGCGCAAGGAGCGCATCGGGAAGATGTTCCAGATGCACTCCAACAAGGAGAACCCGGTCGACGAGATCCAGGCCGGTCACATCTACGCGGTGATCGGGCTCAAGGACACCACCACCGGTGACACGCTCTGCGACCCCCAGAACCCGATCGTTCTGGAGTCGATGACCTTCCCGGCTCCGGTCATCGAGGTGGCCATCGAGCCGAAGACGAAGGCCGACCAGGAGAAGCTGTCCACGGCGATCCAGAAGCTCGCCGAGGAGGACCCGACCTTCCAGGTCAAGCTGGACGACGAGACCGGTCAGACCATCATCAAGGGCATGGGTGAGCTCCACCTCGAGGTCCTGGTCAACCGGATGAAGTCGGACTTCAAGGTCGAGGCGAACATCGGTAAGCCCCAGGTGGCCTACCGCGAGACGATTCGCAAGACCGTCGACAAGTACGAGTACACGCACAAGAAGCAGACCGGTGGTTCGGGGCAGTTCGCCCGGGTCATCATCTCGCTCGAGCCGATCGAGCAGAGCGCTGACAGTGCGACGTACGAGTTCGAGAACAAGGTCACCGGTGGTCGTGTGCCGCGGGAGTACATCCCGTCGGTCGACCAGGGTGCGCAGGACGCCATGCAGTACGGCGTGCTGGCCGGCTACCCGCTGGTGGGCATCAAGGTGACCCTGCTGGACGGCCAGTACCACGAGGTCGACTCCTCGGAAATGGCCTTCAAGATCGCCGGTTCGATCGCCATGAAGGAGGCCGCCGCCAAGGCGTCCCCCGCGCTGCTCGAGCCGATCATGGCCGTCGAGGTCACCACCCCCGAGGACTACATGGGTGATGTCATCGGCGACCTGAACTCCCGTCGTGGCCACATCCAGGCCATGGAGGAGCGCAGCGGTGTCCGCGTCGTCAAGGCCCAGGTCCCGCTGTCGGAGATGTTCGGGTATGTCGGCGACCTGCGCTCCAAGACGCAGGGTCGTGCGAACTACTCGATGGTGTTCGACTCCTACGCCGAGGTTCCCGCGAACGTGGCTAAGGAGATCATCGCGAAGGCGACCGGGGAGTAA